Proteins encoded by one window of Luteimonas yindakuii:
- a CDS encoding GIY-YIG nuclease family protein → MDRLPAVYILGSGRNGTLYIGVTSDLVARIWQHREHLVDGFTCKYDVTRLVWYDVAETMDAAILREKQLKKWNRNWKIRLIEARNPYWNDLWPTISDTVPTTLDSRLRGNDERGQERGNDEQKR, encoded by the coding sequence ATGGACAGACTTCCAGCGGTGTACATCCTGGGCAGTGGTCGCAACGGCACGCTTTACATCGGCGTGACCAGCGACCTGGTTGCGCGTATCTGGCAGCACCGCGAGCACCTTGTGGACGGATTCACCTGCAAGTACGACGTCACGCGATTGGTCTGGTACGACGTCGCGGAGACGATGGACGCGGCGATCCTGCGCGAGAAGCAGCTGAAGAAGTGGAACAGGAACTGGAAGATTCGCCTGATCGAAGCGCGGAACCCGTACTGGAATGACTTGTGGCCTACGATCTCCGATACCGTGCCAACGACGCTGGATTCCCGCCTTCGCGGGAATGACGAGCGAGGGCAAGAGCGCGGGAATGACGAGCAAAAGCGCTAG
- the gspE gene encoding type II secretion system ATPase GspE — MNAVSMDTGEAPVAPDNETRIIAALVARGRLKEADLARARRVHAESGGSLLGLLGRLGLVSERDHAETCAEVLDLPLLAARELPDTPPEPLEGSQPLTLRFLKEFHLCPLGERDGRLELLMADPWDDYARQAVALATGSALSPAVGLRSEIADLVERWYGQGRSAMGTIVDASADGEGGADVDDVEHLRDLASGAPVIRLVNLVIQRAVELRASDIHIEPFESRLKVRYRVDGVLIDGESPPVNLTAAVISRIKIMARLNIAERRLPQDGRIMLRVQGKELDLRVSTMPTAHGESVVMRLLDRETVVLDFHRLGFTDDFLPQFQHVLEQPHGILLVTGPTGSGKTTTLYTALSKLNTADVKIITVEDPVEYQIEGINQIQAKPQIGLDFANALRSIVRQDPDIIMIGEMRDLETARIAIQSALTGHLVLSTLHTNNAAGGITRLLDMGVEDYLLTSTVNGILAQRLVRRLEPTHAESYPASPEEIERFDLRRFQSAGEIRLYRPRASAIAPTGYLGRTTIMEFLVMNDELRRAVMRHAGMGELERIARDAGMQTMYEDGIRKALAGQTTIEEVLRVTEDA; from the coding sequence GTGAACGCGGTATCCATGGACACGGGCGAGGCGCCGGTGGCGCCGGACAACGAGACCCGCATCATCGCGGCGCTGGTCGCGCGCGGTCGCCTCAAGGAGGCCGATCTCGCCCGCGCGCGCCGCGTGCATGCGGAGTCCGGCGGCAGCCTGCTGGGCCTGCTCGGCCGGCTCGGGCTGGTCTCCGAGCGCGACCACGCCGAAACCTGTGCGGAGGTGCTCGACCTGCCGCTGCTGGCCGCGCGCGAACTGCCCGACACACCGCCCGAACCGCTCGAAGGCAGCCAGCCGCTGACACTGCGCTTCCTCAAGGAATTCCACCTCTGTCCGCTGGGCGAGCGCGACGGCCGCCTCGAGCTGCTGATGGCCGATCCCTGGGACGACTACGCGCGGCAGGCGGTGGCGTTGGCCACCGGCAGCGCGTTGTCACCGGCGGTGGGGCTGCGCTCCGAAATCGCCGACCTGGTCGAGCGCTGGTACGGCCAGGGCCGCAGCGCGATGGGCACGATCGTGGATGCCTCCGCCGATGGCGAGGGCGGGGCCGATGTCGACGACGTCGAGCACCTGCGCGACCTCGCCTCCGGCGCGCCGGTGATCCGGCTGGTGAACCTCGTGATCCAGCGTGCCGTGGAGCTGCGCGCCTCCGATATCCACATCGAGCCGTTCGAAAGCCGGCTGAAAGTCCGTTACCGCGTCGACGGCGTGCTGATCGACGGCGAGAGCCCGCCGGTGAACCTGACCGCGGCGGTGATCAGCCGCATCAAGATCATGGCGCGGCTCAACATTGCAGAGCGCCGGCTGCCGCAGGACGGCCGCATCATGCTGCGCGTGCAGGGCAAGGAACTCGACCTGCGCGTGTCGACCATGCCGACCGCGCACGGCGAGAGCGTGGTGATGCGCCTGCTCGACCGCGAGACGGTGGTGCTCGACTTCCATCGGCTCGGCTTCACCGACGACTTCCTGCCGCAGTTCCAGCACGTGCTGGAACAACCGCACGGCATCCTGCTGGTGACGGGCCCGACCGGTTCGGGCAAGACCACCACGCTCTATACCGCGCTGTCGAAGCTCAACACCGCCGACGTCAAGATCATCACCGTCGAGGATCCGGTCGAATACCAGATCGAGGGCATCAACCAGATCCAGGCCAAGCCGCAGATCGGGCTCGACTTCGCCAACGCCCTGCGCTCGATCGTGCGCCAGGACCCCGACATCATCATGATCGGCGAGATGCGCGACTTGGAAACCGCGCGCATCGCCATCCAGTCGGCGCTGACCGGGCATCTCGTGCTGTCGACGCTGCATACCAACAACGCCGCCGGCGGCATCACCCGCCTGCTCGACATGGGCGTGGAGGACTACCTGCTGACCTCGACCGTCAACGGCATCCTCGCCCAGCGCCTGGTGCGCCGGCTGGAGCCGACGCACGCGGAAAGCTACCCGGCGAGCCCGGAAGAGATCGAAAGGTTCGACCTGCGCCGCTTCCAGTCGGCGGGCGAGATCCGCCTGTACCGCCCACGTGCCTCGGCCATCGCGCCGACCGGCTATCTCGGCCGCACCACGATCATGGAATTCCTGGTGATGAACGACGAGCTGCGCCGCGCGGTGATGCGCCACGCCGGCATGGGCGAACTCGAACGCATCGCCCGCGACGCCGGCATGCAGACCATGTACGAGGACGGCATCCGCAAGGCACTCGCCGGCCAGACCACCATCGAGGAAGTGCTGCGGGTGACCGAGGATGCGTAA
- a CDS encoding DUF2884 family protein, translating to MACPRAVLAASVIALWLAVAPASAGTRASPGCNVETSYTVQVDAEGLRFDAAGDVSPRRVEIHDGGLRLDGTARPVSAADAVRLREIESGTRALLPEIAAVAREAIHLGFDALGGVHAALGGDRRRARDIEALRQRALLRVDQTLGRGTWHHDSLGAAFEAELAAAASEVAATVTPARAVWMAFSGGAGRMERRMEAMEADLERQATVREQAIEAHAGALCARLERLHGLQESLELRLDDGRPLRLFEYDADAPDPDAPATLDVNGERAPPR from the coding sequence ATGGCCTGTCCGCGCGCCGTCCTCGCCGCTTCCGTGATCGCCCTCTGGCTTGCCGTGGCCCCGGCGTCCGCCGGCACCCGCGCCTCGCCCGGCTGCAATGTCGAAACGTCCTACACCGTGCAGGTGGACGCGGAGGGCCTGCGTTTCGACGCGGCCGGCGACGTGTCGCCGCGGCGGGTGGAGATCCACGACGGCGGCCTCCGCCTCGATGGCACGGCCCGGCCGGTGAGCGCGGCCGACGCGGTGCGCCTGCGCGAGATCGAATCCGGCACACGCGCGCTGCTCCCCGAGATCGCCGCGGTGGCGCGCGAGGCCATCCATCTCGGCTTCGACGCGCTGGGCGGCGTGCATGCGGCGCTGGGCGGCGACCGCCGTCGTGCCCGCGACATCGAAGCGCTGCGCCAGCGTGCGCTGCTGCGGGTCGACCAGACCCTGGGACGTGGCACCTGGCACCACGACAGCCTTGGCGCCGCGTTCGAGGCGGAACTGGCGGCGGCAGCCAGCGAGGTCGCCGCCACCGTCACCCCCGCCCGCGCGGTATGGATGGCGTTCTCCGGCGGCGCCGGCCGCATGGAGCGCCGGATGGAGGCGATGGAGGCCGATCTCGAACGCCAGGCGACGGTACGCGAGCAGGCAATCGAGGCGCATGCCGGAGCGCTGTGCGCGCGGCTTGAACGGCTGCACGGGCTGCAGGAATCGCTGGAACTGCGGCTCGACGACGGTCGCCCGCTGCGGCTGTTCGAATACGACGCCGATGCACCGGACCCCGACGCGCCCGCCACGCTGGACGTCAACGGGGAACGGGCGCCACCGCGCTGA
- a CDS encoding oxidoreductase-like domain-containing protein, with the protein MPDSVPQPLHGALPTPDPRPQAPEPPLPSDCCESGCAVCVYDSYAEELADYRLRLAAWIERHPDAAD; encoded by the coding sequence ATGCCTGATTCCGTCCCGCAACCCCTGCACGGAGCGCTCCCGACCCCGGACCCGCGCCCACAGGCGCCGGAACCGCCACTGCCCAGCGACTGCTGCGAAAGCGGCTGCGCGGTCTGCGTCTACGACAGCTATGCCGAGGAACTGGCCGACTATCGCCTGCGGCTGGCAGCGTGGATCGAGCGCCACCCGGACGCGGCCGACTAG
- a CDS encoding NAD(P)-dependent alcohol dehydrogenase — protein MRTPAYAAPSADEPLAPFTVERREPRAHEVLIDILYCGVCHSDIHQVRDEWGGSIFPMVPGHEIVGRVSRAGEGATRFAVGDLVGVGCFVDSCRSCEQCRAGEEQYCREGMTGTYNSRERDSGEPTYGGYATRIVVDENYVVRIPDGIAPERAAPLLCAGITTYSPLRHFGVKAGDEVAVVGLGGLGHMAVKLARAMGARVTVLSTSESKRQDAMALGAEGFLSTRERSMFREHAGTFDFIIDTVSAQHDYNAYLNLLKIDGTMVLLGIPDPTPLSAFPLVSGRRRLAGSMIGGIRETQEMLDFCAEHGVASDVEVIDIADINNAYERMLKGDVRYRFVIDTASLGEA, from the coding sequence ATGCGCACCCCTGCCTATGCCGCGCCGTCCGCCGACGAGCCACTGGCTCCCTTCACCGTCGAGCGCCGCGAGCCGCGCGCGCACGAAGTGCTGATCGACATCCTCTACTGCGGTGTCTGCCATTCCGACATCCACCAGGTCCGCGACGAATGGGGCGGCTCGATCTTCCCGATGGTGCCCGGCCACGAGATCGTCGGCCGCGTCAGTCGCGCCGGCGAAGGCGCGACCCGGTTCGCCGTCGGTGACCTGGTCGGCGTCGGCTGTTTCGTCGATTCCTGCCGCAGCTGCGAGCAGTGCCGCGCCGGCGAGGAGCAGTACTGCCGCGAAGGCATGACCGGGACCTACAACAGCCGCGAGCGCGACAGCGGCGAACCGACCTACGGCGGCTATGCGACGCGCATCGTCGTCGACGAGAACTACGTGGTGCGCATCCCCGACGGCATCGCGCCGGAGCGCGCGGCACCGCTGCTGTGCGCGGGCATCACCACCTACTCGCCGCTGCGCCATTTCGGCGTCAAGGCCGGCGACGAGGTCGCGGTGGTGGGGCTGGGCGGGCTCGGCCACATGGCGGTGAAGCTGGCGCGCGCGATGGGTGCGCGGGTCACCGTGCTCAGCACATCCGAATCCAAGCGCCAGGACGCGATGGCGCTGGGCGCCGAGGGCTTCCTGTCCACCCGCGAGCGCAGCATGTTCCGCGAGCACGCCGGCACCTTCGACTTCATCATCGATACGGTCTCGGCGCAGCACGACTACAACGCCTACCTCAACCTGCTGAAGATCGACGGCACGATGGTGCTGCTGGGCATTCCGGACCCGACCCCGCTCAGCGCGTTCCCGCTGGTGTCCGGGCGCCGCCGGCTTGCCGGCTCGATGATCGGCGGCATCCGCGAAACCCAGGAGATGCTCGACTTCTGCGCCGAGCACGGCGTGGCGTCGGACGTGGAAGTGATCGACATCGCCGACATCAACAACGCCTACGAACGCATGCTCAAGGGCGACGTGCGCTACCGCTTCGTAATCGATACCGCCTCGCTCGGCGAGGCCTGA
- a CDS encoding host attachment family protein — MKIPARTLVVVADGGGARVFRNVGDEQYPMLRQEELLELMNMNDDGPAGSMPTESTGAEIDEATFAKQLANNLNAAALKHQYEHLVLMADPQTLGQMRPLLHKETSARMLAEIGKNLTNAPLEDIERALQG; from the coding sequence ATGAAGATTCCGGCCCGAACCCTGGTGGTGGTTGCAGATGGCGGCGGCGCGCGCGTGTTCCGCAATGTCGGCGACGAGCAGTACCCGATGCTGCGGCAGGAGGAACTGCTCGAACTGATGAACATGAACGACGATGGCCCGGCGGGCAGCATGCCGACCGAATCCACTGGCGCCGAAATCGACGAGGCCACGTTCGCCAAGCAGCTGGCGAACAACCTCAATGCCGCCGCGCTCAAGCACCAGTACGAGCACCTGGTGCTGATGGCCGACCCGCAGACGCTCGGGCAGATGCGCCCGCTGCTGCACAAGGAGACCAGTGCGCGGATGCTGGCCGAGATCGGCAAGAACCTCACCAACGCGCCGCTGGAGGACATCGAGCGCGCGCTGCAGGGCTGA